One part of the Pseudomonas leptonychotis genome encodes these proteins:
- a CDS encoding SDR family NAD(P)-dependent oxidoreductase, whose amino-acid sequence MHTVLITGAASGLGWELARAYHTHGCNLLLTDINAEGLATRVAELGAEHALGLAGDITDPALHQQLLQACAERFGGLDILINNAGITHRSPTTQTDPAVFRKVMAVDYQAPVELTLSALPLLRKSRGQIIAIGSMAGWMPVLGRAGYCAAKSALSQFFEVLRAEVVRDGIRMLLVYPSFLDTPIDLNALGADGQRAKHGRSTIGTIRGADWMAVQIIQAQQQGLQRLFPDRSSWLASLLWRIAPSFYYRKMSARFAAEMD is encoded by the coding sequence ATGCACACCGTCTTGATTACCGGGGCCGCCAGCGGCCTCGGCTGGGAGCTTGCGCGCGCTTATCACACCCACGGCTGCAACCTGCTGCTCACCGACATCAACGCCGAAGGCCTGGCCACCCGCGTTGCCGAACTGGGCGCTGAGCATGCACTGGGACTGGCCGGCGACATTACCGACCCGGCGCTGCACCAGCAGTTGCTGCAGGCCTGCGCTGAGCGTTTCGGCGGCCTCGACATACTGATCAACAACGCTGGCATCACCCATCGCTCGCCCACCACACAAACCGACCCGGCGGTATTTCGCAAGGTCATGGCGGTGGACTACCAAGCCCCGGTAGAGCTAACCCTCAGCGCCCTGCCACTGCTGCGTAAGAGCCGTGGGCAGATCATAGCCATCGGTTCCATGGCCGGTTGGATGCCGGTGCTGGGCCGTGCCGGTTATTGCGCGGCGAAAAGCGCCTTGAGTCAGTTCTTTGAAGTGCTGCGCGCCGAAGTGGTCCGCGATGGCATTCGCATGCTGCTGGTTTACCCCAGCTTTCTCGACACACCCATCGACCTCAACGCCTTGGGTGCGGATGGCCAGCGCGCCAAACACGGCCGTTCCACCATCGGCACTATTCGCGGCGCAGACTGGATGGCCGTGCAAATCATCCAGGCCCAGCAGCAAGGCCTGCAGCGCTTATTCCCGGACCGCAGCAGCTGGCTGGCCAGTTTGCTCTGGCGGATTGCGCCGAGTTTTTACTATCGCAAGATGAGCGCGCGCTTTGCCGCGGAGATGGATTGA